Proteins encoded together in one Cicer arietinum cultivar CDC Frontier isolate Library 1 chromosome 4, Cicar.CDCFrontier_v2.0, whole genome shotgun sequence window:
- the LOC101491979 gene encoding dof zinc finger protein DOF3.5 — protein sequence MTHNLVMESTSWKSNEISPNCPRCGSSNTKFCYYNNYSLTQPRYFCKGCRRYWTKGGSLRNVPVGGGCRKNRRGNNNNKILRQSFDSLTFKNSPNCDTSSDNNNNISIGHCYDPMMRNITNVSSSSSSPNIDLALVYANFLNQKPNCENSNQIQTTSFDSPSLENSMLSPSKIVTHFSESNNNHEMYCSEFNSMQSFQKDDRIDHQQQCSNIHDDDGGVNFELPPLPGEEESSAHDDVLWSNSDEIMMNLPFQVTQQPTPLLGPEIDHDADLLNIGNWCPFDFPNDASFSRP from the coding sequence atgacaCACAATTTGGTAATGGAGAGTACTAGTTGGAAATCTAATGAGATATCACCAAATTGTCCAAGATGTGGTTCATCCAACACAAAATTCTGCTACTACAACAACTACAGCTTAACACAACCAAGATACTTTTGCAAAGGATGTAGAAGGTATTGGACAAAAGGTGGGTCCCTCAGAAATGTCCCTGTTGGTGGTGGCTGTAGAAAAAACAGAAGAggtaacaacaacaacaaaatcttAAGACAATCCTTTGATTCTCTCACTTTCAAAAATTCACCAAATTGTGACACTTCTTCagataacaacaacaatatctCAATTGGTCATTGTTATGATCCTATGATGAGAAATATTACTAATGTTTCATCTTCTAGCTCCTCACCCAATATTGATCTTGCATTAGTTTATGCAAATTTTCTTAATCAAAAGCCTAATTGTGaaaattcaaatcaaattcaaaCAACATCTTTTGATAGTCCTTCTCTAGAAAATTCAATGCTATCACCATCCAAAATTGTGACACATTTTagtgaaagtaataataatCATGAAATGTATTGTAGTGAGTTCAATTCTATGCAGAGCTTTCAGAAAGATGATAGAATTGATCATCAACAACAATGTAGTAATATTCATGATGATGATGGTGGTGTGAATTTTGAGCTGCCACCTTTGCCAGGTGAAGAGGAATCATCAGCACATGATGATGTTTTGTGGTCCAATTCTGATGAAATAATGATGAACCTTCCATTTCAAGTCACTCAACAACCAACACCACTTCTTGGACCTGAAATTGATCATGATGCTGACTTGTTGAATATTGGTAACTGGTGCCCTTTTGATTTTCCAAATGATGCTTCTTTTTCCAGGCCTTGA